In a single window of the Leptospira sanjuanensis genome:
- a CDS encoding TRL-like family protein has product MKISSIRIYLILFVTFITIGNCIYTNVKTPGWFYSQSYTDVRGMEPVGKLSGQSCGESWLWLVYTGDESYEAAVQNAIQDKADLLFDVQTDYYIKSIFFNLYFYKCTRVTGIGVKLPQRLMKKE; this is encoded by the coding sequence ATGAAGATTTCATCGATAAGAATTTATCTCATCCTTTTCGTTACATTTATTACAATCGGGAATTGTATTTACACGAATGTAAAAACCCCCGGCTGGTTCTATTCACAAAGTTATACGGACGTCCGCGGAATGGAACCTGTTGGAAAACTTTCGGGACAATCCTGCGGAGAAAGTTGGCTTTGGCTCGTTTATACGGGCGACGAAAGTTACGAAGCCGCCGTTCAAAACGCGATTCAGGATAAAGCGGATCTTCTCTTCGACGTTCAAACGGATTATTACATCAAATCGATATTCTTTAATCTCTATTTTTATAAATGCACGCGGGTCACGGGAATCGGTGTAAAACTTCCTCAAAGATTGATGAAGAAAGAGTAA
- the rocD gene encoding ornithine--oxo-acid transaminase, translating to MSLVKDSSYYIRLENNFGASNYEPLPVVLERGERIYLYDVEGKRYFDFLSAYSAVNQGHCHPEIVRTLIEQSQKLTLTSRAFYNSQLGEYEEYLTNLLGYQRLLPMNTGVEAAETSVKLCRKWGYKVKGIHENKAKILFASGNFWGRSIGAISASTDPLSTRGFGPFVPGFEIIPFNDLNALKLALQDENVAGFMVEPIQGEAGIIVPNEGYLAESKRLCNEAGALLILDEVQTGLGRTGKLLAADYENVKPDILVLGKALSGGILPVSGVLSSDEVMLTIRPGEHGSTYGGNPLACAVAKRAVQVLIEEKMPENSFQMGEVFRKRMDLLKSKYENAIEAVRGKGLLNAIQFKEKNGKSAAKDVCNQLLKLGLLAKTTHDHTIRFAPPLVIQHDEINSACDIIDEAVRFCLD from the coding sequence ATGTCTCTCGTTAAGGATTCATCCTATTACATTCGATTGGAAAATAATTTCGGAGCTTCGAATTACGAACCGTTGCCCGTCGTATTGGAGCGAGGCGAAAGAATTTATTTATACGACGTCGAAGGAAAACGCTACTTTGATTTTTTATCCGCGTATTCGGCGGTCAATCAAGGACATTGTCATCCTGAAATCGTCCGGACTTTGATCGAACAATCTCAAAAACTCACTCTGACATCGAGAGCCTTCTATAATTCTCAACTCGGAGAATATGAGGAATATCTAACGAACTTACTCGGTTATCAAAGGCTTCTTCCCATGAACACCGGCGTCGAAGCCGCCGAAACCTCGGTGAAACTTTGCAGAAAGTGGGGTTATAAAGTAAAAGGAATTCATGAAAACAAAGCGAAGATTCTTTTCGCTTCCGGGAATTTTTGGGGAAGAAGCATCGGAGCAATTTCTGCGTCCACCGATCCTTTGAGCACGAGAGGATTCGGTCCGTTTGTTCCCGGCTTTGAAATCATTCCGTTTAACGATTTGAATGCGTTGAAACTCGCTTTGCAAGATGAGAATGTCGCGGGCTTTATGGTCGAGCCGATTCAGGGAGAAGCGGGAATTATCGTTCCGAACGAAGGTTATCTCGCGGAAAGCAAACGTCTTTGCAACGAAGCGGGGGCATTGTTAATTCTTGACGAAGTGCAAACCGGTTTAGGAAGAACGGGAAAACTTCTCGCGGCGGATTATGAAAACGTAAAGCCGGACATTCTCGTTTTGGGAAAAGCGTTGTCCGGCGGAATTCTTCCCGTATCCGGAGTTTTGTCCAGTGACGAAGTGATGTTGACGATTCGACCGGGAGAACACGGTTCCACTTACGGAGGAAATCCGCTCGCATGCGCCGTTGCAAAACGTGCGGTTCAAGTTTTGATCGAAGAAAAAATGCCAGAAAATTCTTTTCAAATGGGGGAAGTCTTCCGCAAGAGAATGGATCTTCTGAAATCCAAATACGAAAATGCGATCGAAGCGGTGCGCGGAAAAGGTTTGTTGAACGCGATTCAATTCAAGGAAAAGAACGGAAAGTCGGCGGCGAAAGACGTGTGCAATCAACTTCTGAAATTAGGGCTTCTTGCAAAGACAACGCACGATCATACGATTCGATTCGCTCCTCCTCTCGTTATCCAACACGACGAAATAAATTCCGCCTGCGATATTATCGACGAAGCGGTTCGGTTTTGTCTTGACTAA
- a CDS encoding DUF423 domain-containing protein codes for MIGKQKTILILSALSGFLGVALGAFGAHALKSFLSAQMLVIYETGNRYHLIHSIPPLLLALTGYASTNRLAWISSILFLTGILIFSGSLYILAITEVRILGAITPIGGVSFLAAWALLGFSAFTKKND; via the coding sequence ATGATAGGAAAACAAAAAACGATTCTCATCCTTTCCGCTTTATCCGGATTTTTAGGAGTTGCGTTAGGCGCCTTTGGTGCTCACGCCCTCAAATCCTTTTTAAGCGCACAAATGCTCGTCATCTACGAAACCGGAAACCGTTATCACTTGATTCATAGCATTCCTCCTTTGCTTTTAGCTTTAACCGGATATGCCAGTACGAACCGACTTGCTTGGATTTCCTCGATTTTATTTTTAACGGGAATTCTTATCTTCTCCGGTTCTTTATACATATTGGCGATCACGGAAGTTCGGATTTTAGGAGCGATCACTCCGATCGGAGGCGTTTCCTTTTTGGCGGCGTGGGCCCTTCTCGGATTTTCCGCGTTTACGAAGAAGAACGACTAA